The following are from one region of the Nicotiana tabacum cultivar K326 chromosome 3, ASM71507v2, whole genome shotgun sequence genome:
- the LOC107813543 gene encoding protein S40-5-like — MAKGRKLTNSRSEMLLGNYSYRNGSETVNGSSELGEDDVWSTIDDVVNGNDHGSRGEWSPRATADSNGSFGGFNSRKQPIPRADHHSRRRQVGGLSLAFDDSGKMASSRILHQFRGQDAPSPRACHMATSAPVNVPDWSKIYRVNSVESLHDSDDCVDDHDSEMVPPHEYVARSRNLASHSVFEGVGRTLKGRDLSRVRDAVWSQTGFDG; from the coding sequence ATGGCAAAGGGTCGGAAACTGACCAATAGTAGAAGCGAAATGTTATTAGGAAACTACAGCTACAGAAATGGAAGTGAAACAGTCAATGGTTCCTCAGAACTAGGAGAAGACGATGTCTGGTCAACGATTGATGACGTGGTCAACGGGAATGATCACGGCTCCAGGGGCGAGTGGAGTCCACGCGCCACCGCAGATAGTAACGGTAGCTTTGGTGGATTTAACAGCCGCAAGCAGCCAATCCCACGAGCTGACCACCACAGCCGCCGCCGTCAGGTGGGGGGCTTGTCATTGGCGTTTGATGATTCAGGtaaaatggcatcttctcggatCTTGCACCAGTTTCGCGGACAAGACGCGCCATCCCCACGTGCGTGCCACATGGCCACCTCGGCCCCAGTGAATGTCCCTGATTGGTCCAAGATATACCGAGTTAACTCGGTCGAGTCATTACACGACTCGGATGATTGCGTCGACGATCATGACTCGGAGATGGTTCCGCCGCACGAATACGTTGCTAGGAGCCGAAACTTGGCATCCCACTCGGTGTTTGAAGGCGTTGGACGAACGTTAAAGGGTCGAGATTTGAGTCGGGTCCGAGATGCTGTATGGAGTCAGACCGGGTTTGATGGCTGA